The genomic segment CTTCGGCTGCCGGCGCCAAGGGCGTGCTCGACACGATCAACCTCGCCGGCGCCGAGGCCTTCCGCATCTCGGTCGGCGCCATTCCGATGCTGGTGCTGTCGCTGGTGGTGGTCGGCGCCCTCAAACGGCTCGGCATCATCGACCTGCTGACGCAGTGGCTGACGCCGCTGCTCGCCCTGGTCGCCATCGATCCGACGCTGATCCTGCCCTCGCTCACCAAGTACCTCGCCGGCGGCACGGCGATGATGGGGGTGATGGACGAGATGCGCCGCGCCGGCCAGATCAGCGTCGAACAGCTCAATGCGAGCGCCGGCTTTTTGATCAACCCATTCGACCTGCCCGGTGTCGCCTTCCTGATCTCTGCCGGCCGGCGCGTCGGCGCGGTCTGGAAGCCGGCCGCGCTGGGCGGCTGCATCGGCATCCTGCTGCGCAGCATCGGCCATGGGTTCTGGGCTTGAGGCGGCAAGTGGCAAGAGCGACGTCGCCGGCACCCATGCAGCCATCGGTATGCGGCAGGCGCCTTCGTCGATGCCTCGCCAAGCCACCTGCCCGGCGCTCCGGCGCGCCTGCCCGGACTCCCCGACCAGGCGCGCCGGAGCGCCGAATGGCGCCATCCCTGACCATCCGCGAGCGACCTCGGTGACAGCCGCAGCCGACACCCGGTCGTCCCTCCCCGACACGCCGACGCTGCTCCTGCTTGCCAGCCTGTACTGCGCGCAGGGCCTGCCGTCGGGGCTGTTCGCGCATGCACTGCCGGTGCTGCTGCGCCAGCACGGTGTCGATCTGGCCGTGATCGGTCTGCTCAAGCTGCTCGCCCTGCCGTGGATGCTGAAGCTGCTGTGGGCGCCGTGGGTGGACCGCATCGCCTCGGCTCGCCTCGGCCACCATCGCGGCTGGATCCTGCCGCTGCAGGCGACGATGATCCTCGGCGTCGCCAGCCTGGCGGCGGCAAGCCCGGCGCTTCTCTTCGGCAACGGGCTGCCACTGCTGCTCGGCCTGATCCTGGCCATCAACCTCGCCGCCGCGACGCAGGACATCGCCACCGACGGCCTGACCGTCCGCCTGCTGCCCGAGCGCTGGCGCGGGCTTGGCAACAGCCTGCAGGTGGGCGGTTACAAGGTCGGCATGATCGTCAGTGGCAGCGGGCTGCTGCTGGTCATGGATGCGCTCGGCTGGAACGTGGCTCTCGGCGGGATCACGCTGCTGCTCGTCCTGTGCACGCTGCCGGTCTGGCGCTTCGCCGAACGGCAGCGGATTCCGCATGCCCCCGGTGCCGCCGAGACGGCGCTCGGGCCGCGCTTGCTGCTCGCGCACTACCGCGGGCTGCTCGCCCAGCCCGGGATGTTCGCCTGGCTGGCCGTCGTGCTCGGCTTCAAGCTCGGCGATGCGCTGGGCTCGCCGATGATCAAGCCGATGCTGGTCGACCAGGGCTGGACCAATGCCATGCTCGGGCAGTTGACGCTGGTCAGCAGCGCCGCCGGCATCGCCGGTGCCGTACTCGGCGGCGCGCTCTACGCGCGGCTCGGCGCCCACCGCTCGCTCTTCCTGTTCGGCCTGCTGCAGGCGGCCGGCATCGCCGCCATGGCGCTGCTGGTCGGCCACGGCGGCAACGTCGGGCTGGTCCATGCGGTGGCGCTCGCCGAACAGGTCGCCGACGGCATGTCCACCGTCGCGCTGTTCGCCGTGATGATGCGGCGCTGCCGCCCGCAGCATGAGGGCGCCGACTTCACCCTGCAGGCAAGCGCGCAGGTGCTGTTCGCGGGGCTGGTCGGCGGCAGCAGCGGCGTGCTCGCCAAAGCCGTCGGCTACCTGCCGCTGTTCCTCATCGCCGGCACGCTCGGGCTGGCCGCGCTGGGCCTTCTGCGCGCCGGCATCGCGGCAGCGGAAAGCAGGCCGGCAGCGTGAGCCGGGAGAGCCGCTGGCGCCGGGATGCCGCTGCGGGAAAAGGGCACCCCGTCTGGCGGGCTCACGGAACGCTCCGGGGCTCGGACTCGAAGCGGGCGAGCAGACCGTCGTAGCGCGCCGAGCGCGCGGCGAGCAAACCGCTCGTGCCGTCCAGCACCTCGGCGAAGAAAGCCAGCGTCAGGTCCACGGTCGCTGACTTGACGAGCGGATTCAGGTCGCGCCCGCCGGGACCGAGGCGGTCGGTGAACATGCTGTGCGCACCGTCGCGAAATACCACGAGCGCCTTGTGCGCACTGCCGGTCGCCGCAAAGACGCGCACCCGGTCCTCGTAGTCGGAGCGATAGCCGGGAATCCGAATCTCGTCTCCCTTCGCCGTAATGTGCAGCGTCGGGATGCCGATCGGGCGCACGACGGCCTCCGGGTCGGGCTCGCCATGGAAGGGCGGCGCACTGATGAGGACGGCACCGACGATGCGGCTGTCGCGGAAACTCAGCGTCCCTTGCGGGCGCGCGAACACCGCACCGGCAGCGAGCAAGGCCGTGTTGGCACCATAGGAATGACCGGCAGCGAGAATCCGCGCCGCGTCGATCGTGCCGGCAAGCTGCGCGTCGTCGAGCACCTCGTCGAGGGCAAAGCCAAGGTCACGCACTCGGTTGATCGCCTCGGCCTCGTCCGCCGCCCCCTGCAATCGGGACACCATGTCGAAGGGGTTGCCGCTCCACAAGCGGCTGTCGCTGCCGACGTGCTGCACGTGTAGGCTGGCGTAGCCCTGCGCCGCCCAGTTCGCGCCAAGATAGGAGTAGCCTTCGCGCGAACCGCCCATGCCGTGCGAGAAGACCACCAGCGGCACCGACCCGCGTCGCGCGGTCGCGGCGGGCAGGTAGAGTTTGGCCAGTACCTCGCGCTGCCGGTCGCGGTCGAGCCACTGGAAGCGGAGCACTTCATAGGCGGCCGGCTGTGGCACCAGCTTGGCCTCGACCAGCTCCGCCTGGTGACGTGCCGACCAAGACTCGACGAGCCCGCCGGATCGCCCATCCGGCGTCCCGCCGCAGGCAACAAAGAGGCCAGCGCATGCCACCAGCGCCAGCACGGTGCTCCAACGGATTGTGGTCATCAAAGTACGCCGCCCAGGATTCGCATATCTTGCCAATCAGTCTCTGAGCATCCCGCGTCGAGCAAGTTCAGGTGCCGAGCGAACGGTCATCACGCGACGGTTGGACACCCGTGATGATGAAAGTCATCACCGATCAGTGCTGCAGTTGCCCATAGAGCCGGCTGTACAGCCCGTCGCCCTGGATCAGCTCGTCGTGCTGGCCTTCCTCGATGATCTGGCCACCATCGAACACGTAGGCCCGGTCGGCTTGTTTCACCGCGCTCAGGCGATGGGCGATGATCAGCGTGGTCCGTCTGTTCAGGAAGCCGCGCAGCGCCTCATGCAGTCTCGCCTCGGTGTCGGCGTCGAGCGCCGACGTCGCTTCGTCCAGGATGACGACCTGCGGGGCGGACAGCACCATGCGGGCAATCGCCAGGCGCTGGCGCTGGCCCCCGGACAACCGCACGCCCTGGCGGCCGACGATGGTATCGAGGCCGCTCGGCAAGTCGCGCACGGTATCGGCGAGCTGCGCCACCTGCAGGGCCTGCCACAGCTGTTCGTCGGTGAGTTCGCGGCCCAGGCTCAGGTTCGCGCGCACCGTGTCGTTGAAGAGCGCCGGATGCTGCAGCACCGTCGCAACGTGGCTGCGCACGACCTCCATGCCGATCTCGGTCATCGGCACGCCAGCGAAACTCACCGTGCCGGAGTCAGGCGGATACAGACCGAGCAATACCTGGACCAGGGTCGACTTGCCGCCGCCGGAAGCACCCACCAGCGCCACTTTCTCTCCCGGCCGGATGCACAGGCTGACGCCGTTCAGGACGGGGGTATCGCCGTAGCTGAAGTGGACGTCCGCCACCTCGACGCCGACCGTATGCTGGCCAGCGAAGGGGTTCTTCCGGTGCGGGTAGTGCGGCTCATCCTTCAGTTCGAGCAGGCGGTTGATGCGCCCCAAGGCCGCCTTGGCGGCGTAGAAGGCGTACTGGATGCCCAGGATCTCCTGCACCGGAGCCATCATGAACCAGAGGTAGCCGAATACCGCCATCATCTGGCCGATGCTGAGATCGGAATACACCACCATCAGCATGCTGATGGCGCGGAACACGTCGAAACCGAACAGGAATACCACGAAGGACAGCCGGCCGGCCGCATCGCTCTTCCAGGAGAAGGCGGCTGCGTCCGTGCGAATGCCGCGTGCGCGTTCGATCACCAGCGCAATGTAGTGGCGCTCGCGGTTGCTGGCGCGGATCTGCTGGATCGCATCCAGGGTTTCGGTCAGCGCCTGCTGGAACAGCTCGAAAGCACTGTTTTCGCGCTTCTTCAGATCCTTCACCCGCTTGCCCAGCACCGTGGTGAAGTAGATGACCGCCGGATTGAGGAGAAGAATGAACAGCGCCAGCTGCCAGTGCATCCACAGGAGGACGATGGCGGTACCGATGATGGACAGCAGCGCCACCAGGAACTTGGACACGGATGCGCCGATGAACGTGTCCATCGCGTCGAGGTCCTTGACGAAATGGGACGCGACGGCGCCGCTGCCAAGGGTTTCGTACTCCGACATGGCGAT from the Accumulibacter sp. genome contains:
- a CDS encoding MFS transporter, which gives rise to MTAAADTRSSLPDTPTLLLLASLYCAQGLPSGLFAHALPVLLRQHGVDLAVIGLLKLLALPWMLKLLWAPWVDRIASARLGHHRGWILPLQATMILGVASLAAASPALLFGNGLPLLLGLILAINLAAATQDIATDGLTVRLLPERWRGLGNSLQVGGYKVGMIVSGSGLLLVMDALGWNVALGGITLLLVLCTLPVWRFAERQRIPHAPGAAETALGPRLLLAHYRGLLAQPGMFAWLAVVLGFKLGDALGSPMIKPMLVDQGWTNAMLGQLTLVSSAAGIAGAVLGGALYARLGAHRSLFLFGLLQAAGIAAMALLVGHGGNVGLVHAVALAEQVADGMSTVALFAVMMRRCRPQHEGADFTLQASAQVLFAGLVGGSSGVLAKAVGYLPLFLIAGTLGLAALGLLRAGIAAAESRPAA
- a CDS encoding alpha/beta hydrolase family protein — its product is MTTIRWSTVLALVACAGLFVACGGTPDGRSGGLVESWSARHQAELVEAKLVPQPAAYEVLRFQWLDRDRQREVLAKLYLPAATARRGSVPLVVFSHGMGGSREGYSYLGANWAAQGYASLHVQHVGSDSRLWSGNPFDMVSRLQGAADEAEAINRVRDLGFALDEVLDDAQLAGTIDAARILAAGHSYGANTALLAAGAVFARPQGTLSFRDSRIVGAVLISAPPFHGEPDPEAVVRPIGIPTLHITAKGDEIRIPGYRSDYEDRVRVFAATGSAHKALVVFRDGAHSMFTDRLGPGGRDLNPLVKSATVDLTLAFFAEVLDGTSGLLAARSARYDGLLARFESEPRSVP
- a CDS encoding ABC transporter ATP-binding protein; amino-acid sequence: MSNQYTWQSVLAIVREHRTDLISAHIVAILAAVAGVPIPLLMPLLVDEVLLHQPGRLVEWLNGHSPAAWQGPVLYISAVLALTLALRLTALILGVWQGRSFTLIAKDVVFRMREQMLQRLSRIAMSEYETLGSGAVASHFVKDLDAMDTFIGASVSKFLVALLSIIGTAIVLLWMHWQLALFILLLNPAVIYFTTVLGKRVKDLKKRENSAFELFQQALTETLDAIQQIRASNRERHYIALVIERARGIRTDAAAFSWKSDAAGRLSFVVFLFGFDVFRAISMLMVVYSDLSIGQMMAVFGYLWFMMAPVQEILGIQYAFYAAKAALGRINRLLELKDEPHYPHRKNPFAGQHTVGVEVADVHFSYGDTPVLNGVSLCIRPGEKVALVGASGGGKSTLVQVLLGLYPPDSGTVSFAGVPMTEIGMEVVRSHVATVLQHPALFNDTVRANLSLGRELTDEQLWQALQVAQLADTVRDLPSGLDTIVGRQGVRLSGGQRQRLAIARMVLSAPQVVILDEATSALDADTEARLHEALRGFLNRRTTLIIAHRLSAVKQADRAYVFDGGQIIEEGQHDELIQGDGLYSRLYGQLQH